The following coding sequences lie in one Caloenas nicobarica isolate bCalNic1 chromosome 13, bCalNic1.hap1, whole genome shotgun sequence genomic window:
- the LOC135993962 gene encoding tripartite motif-containing protein 5-like codes for MARLAALSGLEEELTCPICLDIYSTPVSLSCGHSFCKQCVQQSCQLRPQGPFSCPLCHSQADPAMELQPNVQLRSIVEKFLDAPTQEEKEDCEMQCEDEDKSSGQEDGVILCDSCLQEPQPAVKTCLTCEASLCRAHLSKHSTKSRLKDHVLVEPCDAQVLAERRCPQHGKLLECYCKTDSVCVCVMCCVASSHKNHEITPLEDVFGQAQKVLPETLKTVQEHEAALNQRITNLLKQEDKVEIEESLRRSRLESLFEQIQLQLENTKGEVLRDLRHNEEQQLSKIRTQIQNHEEEKDAASRDIQELKALRDQKDMLLFTKAFEAIRTRKRTPVPKTAGVTLPMPPMILDKVTTDTTLRLFQQFLSDMKSSFKESPVCEHLTVSINQANRFVSNTKRVDARPLNPRAFGFPNGQMTIAQVQSNQSFSEGHHFWEVDTSNATCWKLGIVQQSFECYLQTSVDSLRVFRGQTMIAEEKGCPTALRVVRVELDCRRNTLSFYNASVKDGDPAESLRLIETLSIHPDYPAYAIFQTSGGYLQLL; via the exons ATGGCCCGGCTGGCTGCTTTGTccgggctggaggaggagctgACGTGTCCCATCTGCCTGGACATTTACagcacccccgtgtccctgagctGCGGCCACAGCTTCTGCAAGCAGTGTGTCCAGCAGTCCTGCCAGCTTCGCCCGCAGGGCCCGTTCAGCTGCCCGCTGTGCCACTCCCAGGCAGACCCCGCCATGGAGCTGCAGCCCAACGTCCAGCTCCGCAGCATCGTGGAGAAGTTCCTGGATGCTCCCAcgcaggaggagaaggaagactGTGAAATGCAATGTGAAGATGAGGACAAAAGTTCGGGCCAGGAAGACGGAGTGATTCTTTGCGATTCGTGCCTCCAGGAGCCCCAGCCAGCCGTGAAGACCTGTCTGACCTGTGAGGCCTCTCTGTGCCGAGCCCACCTGAGCAAGCACAGCACAAAGAGCCGCCTGAAAGACCATGTCCTGGTAGAGCCCTGTGATGCTCAGGTTTTGGCTGAGAGGAGATGCCCCCAGCACGGCAAACTGCTGGAGTGCTACTGCAAGACGGACTCGGTCTGCGTCTGTGTGATGTGCTGTGTCGCCAGCTCCCACAAGAACCACGAGATCACCCCTTTGGAGGACGTGTTTGGCCAAGCGCAG AAAGTTCTTCCTGAAACCCTGAAAACAGTGCAAGAGCATGAAGCTGCACTGAATCAAAGAATAACAAACCTGCTGAAGCAAGAGGACAAAGTAGAG ATCGAGGAGAGCCTGCGGAGGAGTCGGCTGGAGAGCCTCTTTGAACAGATACAGCTGCAGCTAGAGAACACAAAAGGAGAGGTCCTGAGAGATCTCAGGCACAATGAAGAGCAACAGCTTTCTAAGATTCGGACGCAGATACAAAACCACGAAGAGGAGAAGGATGCAGCCAGCCGTGACATACAGGAGCTGAAGGCTCTGAGAGATCAGAAAGACATGCTTCTTTTTACCAAG GCTTTTGAAGCAATTCGCACCAG GAAACGCACGCCAGTTCCGAAGACAGCTGGTGTAACACTGCCAATGCCACCCATGATTTTGGATAAAGTAACAACAGACACTACTCTAAGGCTTTTCCAGCAATTCCTCTCAGACATGAAGTCCTCATTTAAAGAATCACCTG TTTGTGAACATCTGACTGTTTCAATAAACCAAGCAAACAGATTTGTTAGCAATACCAAAAGAGTCGATGCACGCCCACTCAACCCTCGTGCCTTTGGGTTTCCAAATGGACAGATGACCATTGCACAAGTGCAGAGCAACCAGAGCTTCTCAGAGGGCCATCACTTCTGGGAGGTAGACACCAGCAATGCAACTTGCTGGAAGCTCGGAATTGTTCAGCAGTCCTTTGAGTGCTACCTGCAAACGTCTGTGGATAGCCTCCGTGTGTTCCGAGGTCAAACAATGATCGCAGAAGAGAAGGGCTGTCCTACGGCCCTCAGAGTGGTCAGGGTAGAGCTAGACTGCAGAAGAAATACACTGTCATTTTACAACGCGTCTGTCAAGGATGGAGATCCTGCTGAGAGCCTCAGGCTTATAGAGACACTAAGTATCCATCCGGACTATCCTGCCTATGCTATTTTCCAGACATCTGGCGGCTATCTGCAGCTCCTGTAG